In one Candidatus Cloacimonadota bacterium genomic region, the following are encoded:
- the guaA gene encoding glutamine-hydrolyzing GMP synthase — protein sequence MSRHDTILILDFGSQYTQLIARALRSLSVYCEIHPYNIAPEKIRELVPKAIILSGSPFSLLDPNSPQPSEMIWSLGLPLLGICYGQQLIADHFGGTIERHTNREYGRALLKPSLPHPLLEGIPAGAEVWMSHGDSISRLPENFQALASTAAVPYAAIGHLSRPVYALQFHPEVVHTPQGKTLLANFALRIAGCVPDWTPENFISSSQEKIRATVGDAKVVLGLSGGVDSSVAALLIHRAIGDHLIPIFVDNGCMRFQEARRVQEAFSAVPDINIRSVDASELFLTRLAGIEDPEKKRRIIGHTFIEVFEREAAKYPGVAFLAQGTLYPDVIESVSFRGPSATIKSHHNVGGLPDKMGFKLIEPFRELFKDEVRAVGRELGLPETLISRHPFPGPGLAVRIIGAVDAARVSCLQAIDEIFISELRSWNLYDCTWQAFAVLLPIRSVGVMGDERTYENVCALRAVNSVDGMTADWTEFPPAFLKHVSSRIINEVRGVNRVVYDISSKPPATIEWE from the coding sequence ATGAGCCGCCACGACACCATCCTCATCCTCGATTTCGGTTCTCAGTACACTCAGCTAATCGCCCGCGCCCTGCGTTCCCTCAGTGTCTATTGCGAAATCCATCCCTATAATATAGCGCCGGAAAAGATTCGCGAACTCGTCCCCAAGGCCATCATTCTTTCCGGCAGCCCTTTCAGTTTGCTCGATCCCAACTCTCCCCAGCCCTCTGAAATGATCTGGTCGCTCGGTCTGCCTCTACTCGGCATCTGCTACGGGCAGCAATTGATAGCTGACCATTTTGGCGGCACTATCGAGCGCCACACAAACCGAGAATACGGCCGCGCCCTGCTGAAACCTTCCCTCCCCCATCCCCTGTTGGAAGGGATTCCCGCCGGCGCCGAGGTCTGGATGAGCCACGGAGATTCTATTTCCCGGCTTCCGGAGAATTTTCAGGCCCTCGCCTCAACCGCCGCCGTGCCCTATGCCGCCATCGGCCATCTCAGCCGGCCTGTTTACGCGCTCCAGTTTCATCCCGAGGTGGTCCACACGCCACAGGGGAAAACCCTTTTGGCCAATTTCGCCCTCAGGATCGCTGGCTGCGTTCCGGATTGGACGCCCGAAAACTTTATCTCTTCCAGCCAGGAGAAAATCCGCGCCACGGTTGGCGACGCGAAAGTGGTGCTCGGCCTTTCCGGCGGGGTGGATTCCTCTGTGGCCGCCTTGCTTATCCACCGTGCCATCGGAGACCACCTCATACCCATTTTTGTGGATAACGGCTGTATGCGCTTTCAGGAAGCCCGGCGCGTGCAGGAGGCCTTTTCTGCCGTTCCAGACATCAACATCAGAAGCGTGGACGCCTCTGAACTCTTTCTGACGCGCCTCGCCGGGATCGAGGATCCCGAAAAGAAGCGCCGGATCATTGGCCACACCTTTATCGAGGTTTTCGAACGTGAAGCCGCCAAATACCCCGGTGTGGCTTTCCTGGCCCAGGGCACACTCTACCCTGATGTGATCGAAAGTGTCTCTTTCCGCGGGCCTTCCGCCACCATCAAAAGCCACCACAACGTCGGCGGATTACCGGATAAGATGGGCTTCAAACTGATTGAGCCTTTCCGCGAGCTTTTCAAAGATGAGGTTCGCGCCGTGGGCAGGGAGCTCGGTCTGCCGGAAACCCTCATCAGCCGCCATCCTTTCCCCGGTCCCGGCCTGGCTGTGAGAATCATCGGAGCTGTTGACGCTGCCAGAGTAAGCTGCCTCCAGGCCATCGACGAGATCTTCATCAGCGAATTGCGCTCCTGGAACCTCTATGACTGCACCTGGCAGGCCTTTGCAGTGCTCCTACCCATCCGCAGCGTTGGTGTGATGGGCGACGAACGCACCTACGAAAACGTCTGCGCCCTCCGAGCCGTCAATTCCGTGGATGGTATGACCGCTGACTGGACCGAATTTCCCCCCGCCTTTCTGAAACACGTCTCCAGCCGCATCATCAATGAAGTCCGCGGCGTCAACCGCGTGGTTTATGACATCAGCTCCAAACCCCCGGCCACCATCGAGTGGGAATGA